The genomic window GGGGAGCAGGCCCCACGCCAGCCGGGTGACCTGCCGGCCTTCGCCGCGGTCCAAGATCACCGACGCGCGCTGCGTCGGCGCCAGGTTGTAGCTGGGCTGGATCTCGGCCAGGCCCGGGGCAAGGTCAGCCAGCCCCGGCTGGCCGAAGTCGATCACGGGGAGCTGGACGAATCGGCCGCACATGCAGGGAGCCTATACGGCGTGGGCGTGGCAAAGGCGTGAGCGGGGTGAGGATTGCACCCTGAAACACTCACGGGCCAGGAACATTGGCCCACGGCGCTGGTGGTAGGGTGGGTATGGAAGAACCGGGGGGATCTGTTGCTAAGGAGAAGCGTTAAATGCCCATCAGGGCCGTTGTCTACGTAAGTGAGGCGGGCCCCGCGGTAGCGGGCGACGTTCGGAAACTGGGCAACGAAAAACTGGATTGGGTCGTGGACGATGCGGCCAGATTCAACCTGGACGCCGGCGTGACCGGTGTTCTGCTGTACGACGGCGCCAGATTCCTACAGTACCTTGAAGGCCCGGAGGATGGGCTTACCGTGGCGTATTCCCGGGTCGTTGGCGCAACCAGTCACACAGGGCTGGTGGAACTCCAGCGGGGCAGGGTTGGTCAGCGCCGCCTGCCGTTCTGGCCCATGCGGTGGCTGCCGGTGGAGAGTGACATCCTAAGTAGCGTCGCGCATGCGGACTGGATCGGGTTCCGGCGTCGAGGTGACGCTGATGCGTTTAACGCTACTGCCATGGATCGGCTGACCTCCATCGTAATGCTGCACATCGCTGCGTAGCGCTCGGGCAAAACTGTTCAGAATGGCGGCCGCGCCGTTCGCAGAATCTGCGACGGCCGGCCGTATCCTTTCGGCCATGCTTCCCTCACCCGGCTACCAAGGTTTCAGCGCCGCGCCTTCGCCCTCTGGCTGGGTCCAGCTGGGTGACACCTGGGTGCTGTGGTGGAGCGGCCGGCAAATCGCTCAAGTTTCACCGCGCAAGGACCGTGGGGTGCATGTGCACCTCG from Stenotrophomonas sp. 704A1 includes these protein-coding regions:
- a CDS encoding BLUF domain-containing protein — encoded protein: MPIRAVVYVSEAGPAVAGDVRKLGNEKLDWVVDDAARFNLDAGVTGVLLYDGARFLQYLEGPEDGLTVAYSRVVGATSHTGLVELQRGRVGQRRLPFWPMRWLPVESDILSSVAHADWIGFRRRGDADAFNATAMDRLTSIVMLHIAA